Proteins encoded by one window of Drosophila melanogaster chromosome X:
- the Dlip1 gene encoding dorsal interacting protein 1, isoform B: MDIFESFCRTCGNECLESLSIYNECAQVLDQMVPIADMLASCLPASLPPLDPEDDYPKQICRICVKKLSMAYEFSHQWLGAHGEFNVALKFEQRRRRSQASKSQSHTQTQTHPVEPKNEQLPTVLAEAVSTKRAAATPTNEFSSDSGPAFKCGFCGECFYTEKACKFHLKFSHKDL, from the exons ATGGACATATTCGAGAGCTTCTGTCGCACGTGCGGAAACGAATGCCTGGAATCGCTGTCCATTTACAATGAGTGTGCCCAAGTGCTTGACCAGATGGTGCCCATTGCGGATATGCTAGCGTCCTGCCTGCCCGCCTCCTTGCCGCCACTGGACCCAGAGGACGACTATCCCAAACAGATCTGCCGCATCTGCGTGAAGAAGCTGTCGATGGCCTACGAGTTCAGCCACCAGTGGCTGGGCGCCCACGGCGAGTTCAACGTGGCCCTAAAGTTCGAGCAGCGCCGAAGGCGCAGCCAGGCCAGCAAATCCCAGTCGCACACGCAAACCCAAACTCATCCGGTGGAACCGAAGAATGAGCAACTGCCCACGGTGCTGGCGGAAGCAGTGTCGACCAAAAGAG CAGCTGCTACTCCCACCAACGAGTTCAGCAGCGACTCCGGACCGGCCTTCAAGTGCGGCTTCTGCGGCGAATGTTTTTACACGGAGAAGGCCTGCAAATTTCACTTAAAGTTCTCGCACAAGGATCTTTAG
- the Ost48 gene encoding oligosaccharyltransferase 48kD subunit yields the protein MMWKALLIAVLAIAHCQAVLETDANTLVLLDNLAIRETHSIFFKSLQDRGFKLTYKLADDSSLLLSKYGEYLYKNVIIFAPSVEEFGGDVSVERLAQFVDDGGNVLVAGSEKSGDALREFASECGFELDEENAAVIDHLHYDVSDAGEHTTILTSAKNLIQADTIVGKANRQADAAPLLYRGTGLIADKENPLVLKLLTAESTAYSYNPEASVSDYPHAVGRGTLLIAALQARNNARVVFSGSLLFFSDESFTTAVQYAQSGVFHKLAGNRDVAESISKWVFGETGRLRVASVQHHKEGELLPPDQAYTITDPVVYTIGIEELVQGEWRAFKASDIQLEFVRIDPFVRTYLKQTNTGAYQAKFKIPDVYGVYQFKVDYNRVGYTHLYSTTQVSVRPLEHTQYERFIPSAFPYYTSAFSMMIGVFVFSFVFLHFKDEPVGRAAKEDKKSQ from the exons ATGATGTGGAAGGCTCTCCTGATCGCCGTTTTGGCGATTGCCCACTGCCAGGCGGTACTGGAAACGGACGCCAACACCTTGGTTCTGCTGGACAACCTGGCCATCCGGGAAACCCACTCGATCTTCTTCAAATCGCTGCAGG ATCGCGGATTTAAGCTCACCTACAAACTGGCGGATGACTCCAGCCTGCTGCTGTCCAAATACGGTGAATATCTGTACAAGAACGTCATCATATTCGCACCAAGTGTCGAGGAATTCGGCGGCGATGTGAGCGTGGAGCGTTTGGCCCAGTTCGTCGACGATGGCGGCAATGTTCTGGTGGCGGGCAGCGAGAAATCCGGCGACGCGCTAAGGGAATTCGCCTCCGAGTGCGGCTTCGAGCTGGACGAGGAGAATGCGGCGGTCATTGACCATCTGCACTACGATGTTAGCGATGCTGGCGAGCACACAACCATCCTGACCTCCGCCAAGAATCTTATACAGGCCGACACCATTGTGGGCAAGGCCAACAGGCAGGCGGATGCCGCACCGCTGCTCTATCGCGGTACAGGACTGATTGCCGACAAGGAGAACCCGCTGGTACTCAAGCTGCTGACCGCCGAGAGCACCGCCTATAGCTACAATCCCGAGGCAAGTGTCTCCGACTATCCGCATGCCGTTGGCCGAGGCACGCTGCTAATCGCCGCCCTGCAGGCGAGGAACAATGCCCGCGTAGTGTTCTCCGGCTCGCTGCTCTTCTTCTCTGACGAGAGCTTCACAACGGCCGTGCAGTACGCACAGAGCGGTGTGTTCCACAAGCTGGCCGGTAATCGCGACGTGGCCGAGTCCATTAGCAAGTGGGTATTTGGAGAGACTGGCCGCTTGCGCGTGGCATCCGTGCAACATCACAAGGAGGGCGAGCTGCTGCCACCGGATCAGGCGTACACCATCACCGATCCGGTCGTCTACACCATCGGCATCGAGGAGCTGGTGCAGGGCGAGTGGCGCGCCTTTAAGGCCAGCGACATTCAACTGGAGTTCGTGCGCATCGATCCCTTCGTCCGCACCTATCTGAAGCAAACGAACACGGGCGCCTACCAGGCCAAATTCAAGATACCCGACGTCTACGGCGTTTATCAGTTCAAGGTGGACTACAATCGCGTGGGCTACACGCATCTGTACAGCACCACCCAGGTGTCGGTGCGTCCGCTGGAGCACACACAGTACGAGCGCTTTATCCCGAGCGCATTCCCCTACTACACCAGC
- the Dlip1 gene encoding dorsal interacting protein 1, isoform A: protein MDIFESFCRTCGNECLESLSIYNECAQVLDQMVPIADMLASCLPASLPPLDPEDDYPKQICRICVKKLSMAYEFSHQWLGAHGEFNVALKFEQRRRRSQASKSQSHTQTQTHPVEPKNEQLPTVLAEAVSTKRAATPTNEFSSDSGPAFKCGFCGECFYTEKACKFHLKFSHKDL, encoded by the exons ATGGACATATTCGAGAGCTTCTGTCGCACGTGCGGAAACGAATGCCTGGAATCGCTGTCCATTTACAATGAGTGTGCCCAAGTGCTTGACCAGATGGTGCCCATTGCGGATATGCTAGCGTCCTGCCTGCCCGCCTCCTTGCCGCCACTGGACCCAGAGGACGACTATCCCAAACAGATCTGCCGCATCTGCGTGAAGAAGCTGTCGATGGCCTACGAGTTCAGCCACCAGTGGCTGGGCGCCCACGGCGAGTTCAACGTGGCCCTAAAGTTCGAGCAGCGCCGAAGGCGCAGCCAGGCCAGCAAATCCCAGTCGCACACGCAAACCCAAACTCATCCGGTGGAACCGAAGAATGAGCAACTGCCCACGGTGCTGGCGGAAGCAGTGTCGACCAAAAGAG CTGCTACTCCCACCAACGAGTTCAGCAGCGACTCCGGACCGGCCTTCAAGTGCGGCTTCTGCGGCGAATGTTTTTACACGGAGAAGGCCTGCAAATTTCACTTAAAGTTCTCGCACAAGGATCTTTAG
- the CG44532 gene encoding uncharacterized protein: protein MAGSSSISALLAEQMNLGEKIQSIIRNYKKAPAQRKSKPGYFEGRLSKLQSLWDAFSKGENTIKTRNEKTQMEHTYFKNNFFVKIKTLVVEYTSEFNRKLHASENDTENVHASELDTKHVPASQQNSEDQFNSMLREHRILMDRLDNIINELECVTRNGINPIILPYLTDMQNMHAEMSQTDI, encoded by the coding sequence ATGGCCGGATCGTCGAGCATTAGTGCGCTGTTGGCCGAGCAAATGAATTTGGGCGAGAAGATTCAAAGCATTATTCGCAATTATAAAAAGGCTCCGGCTCAACGGAAATCTAAACCTGGATATTTTGAAGGGCGACTATCCAAATTGCAAAGCTTGTGGGATGCATTTTCCAAAGGGGAAAATACTATTAAAACTCGCAACGAAAAGACGCAAATGGAACATACATACTTTAAAAACAACTTCTTTGTCAAAATAAAGACTTTGGTAGTTGAATATACATCAGAATTCAATCGAAAACTGCACGCATCGGAAAATGATACTGAAAACGTGCACGCATCGGAATTGGATACTAAACACGTGCCCGCATCGCAGCAGAATTCTGAAGATCAATTCAATTCTATGCTTAGAGAGCATCGGATATTGATGGACAGATTGGATAATATTATAAACGAGTTGGAATGCGTGACAAGGAATGGGATTAATCCCATCATTTTACCCTATTTAACTGATATGCAAAATATGCATGCGGAAATGAGTCAAACTGACATTTAA
- the NdufA3 gene encoding NADH:ubiquinone oxidoreductase subunit A3, isoform A, with amino-acid sequence MSASAARGSTSLLKRAWNEIPDIVGGSALALAGIVMATIGVANYYAKDGDNRRYKLGYVVYRHDDPRALKVRNDEDD; translated from the coding sequence ATGTCCGCATCCGCTGCCCGAGGCTCCACATCGCTGCTGAAGCGCGCCTGGAACGAGATTCCGGACATCGTCGGCGGATCCGCTTTGGCCCTCGCCGGAATCGTTATGGCCACCATCGGAGTGGCCAACTACTATGCCAAGGACGGCGATAACCGACGCTACAAGCTCGGCTACGTTGTCTACCGCCACGACGATCCGCGCGCCCTGAAGGTGCGCAACGACGAGGATGACTAG
- the Zpr1 gene encoding Zpr1: MSTVSDPNSSNPPESAGNIRPEPIFREINAEQTDEIVEVESACMNCFETGVTRLLPTKIPFFREVVLMSFKCDHCGHINNEMQSASEIQKSGIRIELRVQSVADLNRRVVRSDNSSISIPEIELEIPVQSQKGEVTTVEGIIERTIAGLSQDQEKRRIDHPETAASIEKYIERLHRLKEVTTPFQVLLEDISGNSFIENPLAPAADPQLKTSYFTRSQQQNEQLGLYEQNHEEQHLLKPIAEDSWPIENLHGEVLQFPTNCPSCQAPCETNMKLTNIPHFKEVVIMATVCGACGHKTNEVKSGGGVEAQGVRFRVQIASREDLTRDVLKSETCSMSIPELDLEVGPHALCGRFTTVEGLLVAMRDQLDGTLFHDSADDATKQQMQRFLDTFEDVMNLKRVITLVLEDPAGNTYVQSLSDDDSEPDDKLTVERYDRSYEDNEDLGLNDMKTEGYEEKA, from the exons ATGTCCACCGTGAGCGACCCCAACAGTAGCAATCCGCCGGAGAGTGCGGGGAACATTCGGCCGGAGCCCATTTTCCGGGAAATCAATGCGGAGCAGACCGACGAGATAGTGGAGGTCGAATCCGCCTGCATGAACTGCTTCGAAACGGGAGTCACTCGGCTGCTGCCCACCAAGATACCCTTTTTTCGCGAGGTGGTGCTCATGTCCTTCAAGTGCGACCACTGCGGCCACATCAACAACGAGATGCAGTCGGCATCGGAGATCCAAAAGTCCGGCATTCGCATCGAACTGCGAGTGCAATCCGTGGCTGATCTCAATCGGCGCGTGGTGCGCTCGGATAACTCCAGCATCAGCATACCGGAGATCGAGCTAGAGATTCCGGTGCAGTCGCAGAAGGGCGAGGTGACCACCGTCGAAGGCATCATCGAGCGGACGATAGCCGGCTTGTCGCAGGATCAGGAGAAGCGGCGCATCGATCATCCGGAGACAGCTGCTTCAATTGAAAAGTACATCGAGCGATTGCACCGCCTAAAGGAGGTGACAACACCCTTTCAAGTGCTTCTCGAGGACATATCCGGCAATAGTTTCATCGAGAATCCCCTGGCACCTGCCGCCGATCCGCAGCTAAAGACTTCGTACTTCACACGCAGCCAGCAGCAGAACGAGCAATTGG GCCTGTACGAGCAGAATCACGAGGAGCAGCACTTGTTGAAGCCGATTGCCGAGGACTCGTGGCCCATTGAGAATCTGCACGGCGAAGTGCTTCAGTTCCCCACCAATTGTCCCAGCTGCCAGGCGCCCTGCGAGACGAACATGAAGCTGACAAACATACCGCACTTCAAGGAGGTGGTGATCATGGCCACCGTTTGCGGTGCCTGTGGCCACAAGACGAACGAAGTGAAGTCCGGCGGCGGAGTGGAGGCGCAGGGTGTACGCTTCCGCGTCCAGATTGCCAGCAGGGAGGATCTGACGCGTGATGTCCTCAAGTCGGAGACGTGCAGCATGTCTATTCCAGAGCTGGACCTCGAGGTGGGTCCGCATGCCCTGTGCGGGCGATTCACCACCGTGGAGGGTCTGCTGGTTGCCATGCGGGATCAGTTGGACGGCACGCTTTTCCACGACTCCGCCGACGACGCGACCAAGCAGCAGATGCAGCGATTCCTTGACACCTTCGAGGATGTCATGAATCTGAAGCGAGTCATTACGCTGGTGCTGGAGGATCCGGCCGGTAATACCTATGTGCAATCACTGAGCGATGACGACTCGGAGCCGGATGACAAGCTCACTGTGGAGCGGTACGATCGCTCCTACGAGGACAACGAGGATCTGGGCCTCAATGACATGAAGACCGAGGGCTACGAGGAGAAGGCGTGA